One Desulfobaccales bacterium genomic window, TAACAGTAGCGGCTACACTCCTATTTGCCGCAACGCATGGCAGAAACACCTTTGCCAAAAGCCTTGCAGACATTGCCCCAATAAAGACTATGTCACACTAAGTGACGACCTGTTAATCAAGCACATAGAAGGTGATCATATTCTTGGTGTTTATCTCTTATTGGAAGATAACACCTGTCATTGCTTGGCCTTTGATTTTGATAATCATGATGGAGCTCATGATCCCTTTCGAGATGTGAGGAGATTTTACGAGGTCTGTGAAGTTCAAGGGATTCGGTGTTACCTGCTGAGATCTAAAAGTGGCACGGCTATCACGTCCATATCTTCTTTGATGAGCCAGTACCGGCCTGGAAGGCGCGCTTGGTTGGCTTTGCCCTGCTGCAGGAAGCGCAGGCCGTTGATGACGACGCCACAATCTCCAGCTTTGATAGGATGTTCCCGAGTCAGGATGAACTTACGCCGATCAGGCCGCTGGGCAATCTGATCGCCTTGCCGTTCCAGGGGAAGGCGGCCCAAAACGGCTACACCTTGTTCCTGGACCCGGGCACGGATTTTCAGCAGCCTTTTTCGGATCAACTGGAAGTCCTTAAATCCATTGTGCGGGTCCCCGAAGCCAGGCTGGACGAAATTATCAACGACTGGGGACTGGTCAGGGACACTGCCCAACCAAAACAATCTCTGCCGGGCAAGCCCCGGACCAAAACGGTAACTCCAACCGCCACGGGAAAGATCCCCCAGGGCAGGAGGAACACCACGTTGACTTCCATCGCCGGTTCCTTAAGACGCAATGGCATGGAATTTTTCCAAATCAAGGAGGTATTACTGCAAGTGAACCAAAATCAATGTGAACCGCCATTAATGGAAGCTGAGGTGGAAAAAATCGCCGAGAGTATCTCTTCCAGGTATGCGGCGGGTCCAGGAGCTGCAGACCAGCAGAACGAGCTGGACGCGGCCAAAAAGACTCTCGTCGGACTGGCGGACAAGGTTAAAGCAGACGCAGGTGTGGCTTTTGAGCCATCGATCTTGTTGGCCCTGAGAGTGGTCAAGAGCAATGACCCCGGTGAATGGGCCCGGATCAGGAAGAGCTTACAGGCAGCAAATATCTCGATGAAAGAGCTGGGCGAGGCCATTCGGCATGCCCATGATCGCAGCGATGGCACCCAGACAGTGAGTATGAGCTGCCCTTATCTGCCCATCGATGGAGTTTTGGCCCGCCGTCGTCAAACTGACCATGGTGAGGTTGTCGAACCGCTTTGCAATTTTACCGCTTCACTTGTACGGGAGAAGGTCTGTGATGATGGTTTAGACAAAACCACCATATTTGAAATTGAAGGTGCGCGCCAAAATGGGCAACCTCTGCCCCCTATCGAAGTGCCGGCCAGCCAGTTCGCCGGAATGTCATGGGTGACCGCCAACTGTGGGGACACAGGCCATTGTCAATGCCGGTCAGACCATTAAGGATCACCTCCGGGCAGCCATCCAGTTGTTGAGCGGCGAGGTAGCCCGGGAAATGATTTACGGTCATGTCGGCTGGAAGCAAATTGACGGGGAAATGATCTACCTCCATGGGGGTGGGGGGATCGGGAAAAACGGTTCGATCCCCAACCTTGCAGTCAGTTTGGGCCAGGGCCGGATGACCGAATATATTTTGCCGGACCCGCCGACCGGAGATCAACTGCGTGACGCCATCCGGGCATCGTTGCAATTCTTGGATCTGGCGCCTCCGAGAATAACATTTCCTTTGCTCGCCGGCATTTACCGCGCACCCGTGGGAGAAATCATGCCAGTTGATTTCTCTATCTTTATAGCCGGTTTTACCGGGACGCAGAAGTCTGATCTGTCGGCCCAGGCCCAAGCACACTATGGGTCTGGCTTTCATGGAAAGAATCTTCCGGGGAACTGGACTGGTACTGCCAATGCCCTGGAGAAGCAGGCCTTCATAGCTAAAGATGCAATCATCACCATTGATGATTTTATCCCCATGGGTACGGAGATCCAGGCCATGCATGCCAAAGCAGAGCGCCTTCTACGCGGCCAGGGCAACCTAACGGGACGGTCCAGGATGAAGGCCGACGGAAGCCTTCGCCAAGAGTATTTTCCCCGGGGGTTGATCTTGACCAGTGGTGAAGATATCCCTCAGGGGCATAGTCTGCGGGGCAGGATGATGATCTTGGAGATTTCTCCCGGCATGGTTAATCTCGATAAGCTCACCCAGGTCCAGCGTGCTGCAGCTGACGGCCTTTTGGCCAGTGCCATGTCAGCCTATCTGAAGTGGCTGATCCGGGACTTCGACCAAATCAAAAAAGATATTCCGAACATTTGGCAGTTCTAACGGACGGAGGCACGGGGAGAACTCCAGCAGGTTCACGATAGGACTCCAGACATTGTGGATAGTCTCATGATAGGGTTGAATCTCTTCGCGCAATTTACGGAGGAAGCTGGTGCTCTTTCTCCAGATGAGGCTGATACCCTCCTGGAGCAGGGCTGGTCGGCCCTTATCCAGGCGGCAAAAAGCCAAGTCCAGCATCAGATTTCAGAGGATGTGGTGCGGATGTTTATACTGCTTCTCATGGCTACAATCACCAGCGGGCGGGCTCACTTTGCTGATTATAACTCGCACATGGAGCCCAAATTCTGCACCGACTGGGGCTGGCGCCAGAGAAGTGGTGGCCAACCTGGAGAATATCAGCCTATGGGAAATTGCATCGGCTGGGTGGATGATCCACATATTTACCTCAACCCCGATGCAGCGTTTGCTGAAGTTCAGAAGCTGGCCCAGAGTCAAGGTTCCCCATTCCCCATCAAACCCCACACCCTCTGGAAAAGGTTGGCGGAAAGAAAGTTGCTGGCATCGACGGAACCGGGCCGGAACACTGACCGAATAGTGATCCACGGAAACAGGCGTCGCATTATTCACCTGACCAAAACCACTCTTGGAGTGGATGAACAAATAAAGGAGGCGGAAGAAGCGCCGCAAGTATCTGAGGAAGATGGCCTTGAGGTTCGGATCGATTGCGCGGCCCAGGAGCCTGGACATCTTGAGGAAACGGTCCACTAATCAATCCTGAAGTCCCCATGTTCGTGCGGGTCTGGCTCGAATGGCCCGAATGGCCCGCAAATTATAAGGGGGGGGGTGAGTTCTATCGAGAAATAAATTTTTTGCTGCAAGTTGGGCATGCTCACATCGCAACGACCAATCTTGCAAGCTTCAATTTCATTTAAGGACAAGGGCGCTGACCTTCAAAATCCAGCGCCCTTTGCATTTTAAGGCATGGTGACGCCGATACTGGCGCCGCTTTGACACATATGTTGGAGCTTAAGGGCTACATAATACCAGGCTATATCGATGGCTCGGTTGCTCGTAAAAGTGCATTTAGCCGGTCCATAACTTTTAAACGTTAGCCAGTTAATACGGCAACGTCCCTATCCTGAGCTCTCATTCTTCCTGGCCGGCCGGCTGGGTATTGGGAGAAACAACATTGGCGTCATCTGGTATTGAATCTGATCACCGTTTTGAGATAATGACCCCTGAGGAGGTCGCTCAATTTCTCCGAAAAAGTGAAAGTTGGGTTTATAAAAACTGGAGATTATTGGGCGGCAGGAAGCTCGGGGGTTCTCTCATTTTTCCAAGCAAGGGAGACCTTTATGAGCACCTATTTCAAGAAAGGCAAGGGGTGGCGATACGACTTCACCCAACAGGGTACCAGGCACACGGAAGCCTGGTTCAAAACCAAAAAGGAGGCAAAGGAAGCCGAGGCCAAAAAAAGGGAGGAGCTAAAAAACCCGCCGGCGACGGTGGAAACCCCAACCGACATGGCCTTTTTGGATCTGCTTAATCTGCGGCTCGATTATGTCCAGGCCTATAAGTGTAAAAGCTACTACCTGGAACATATTTATCTGGCCAAGAAGCTGCTAAAAAACTGGCAAGATCTTAACTGCGGCGATATCACGACTCAGATGGTCCAAGCTTATCTAATCCATCGGGGAAAAGATTCAGCCTTCGCCGCAAACAGGGATCTTCGATACCTTAGAGCAATTTTTAATTTCGGTGTCAAGCAAGGCTTAATCATAGCCAATCCCACCAAAGGTTTAGAGTTTATGCCAGTGGAGCGCAAACTCAGGTACGTTCCTTCCAAAGAAGATGTAGCCAGGGTACTTCTGGCAGCAGACCCGGATAGTCAGGATTATCTGGTTGCCATCATGGACACCATGGGCCGGGTGAGCGAAATCAACCGTCTGACCTGGGAGGACGTAGACCTGGAAGCAAGGTACGTGGTGCTCTACACCCGAAAGAAAAAGGGCGGGCACTTGACCCCAAGGAAGGTATCGATGACCACCAGGCTCCATAGCATGCTTGCCAAAAGGTATAAGAACCGTGATAAGACCAAGCCTTGGGTCTTCTGGGGCCGTCACTGGAGCCGCAAAGCCGGAGGGTTCGTGGAAGGTCCTTACCAGGACCGAAAGGGCTTGATGCGGATTTTATGCCGTAAAGCCGGAGTGAAGTATTTCCGCTATCACGCATTGAGGCATTTCGGGGCCTCGGTCTTGGAGCGGGCCAACGTTCCCATCGGCTCCATCCAACGGATCCTGGGCCATGAAAACCGGACCACCACCGAGATCTACCTGCACTCCATCAGTGAGGCTGAGCGGGAAGCCATGGCAGTCTTTGAGCGGGCCTGCCAGGATACTCCCCTGGAGGAAATTCACACACAAATCCACACACGGTAAAAAAAGAGGGGTTAGCCAAATCGGCTAACCCCTTGAATTCTTTGGTGGGCCGTCGGAGACTCGAACTCCGAACCTAGTGATTAAGAGTCACTTGCTCTACCAATTGAGCTAACGGCCCGAAGGCACAAATCATATATATACTGGCCTCCAGCGTTTTTGTCAAGGGCAAGCCATCCCATAAAATTGGATGAATAGAGCCGGAAAGTCACGCAAAGGCTATCACGAAATCGACTTAAGGATCAACAGGCCATCACACCATAAACCCATTGCCCAACCCGGTTTGCCTAAGGGACATGCGGCAATCTCCTAACTGTGATTTATTTCCACAAAATGGGACCATTCTATGGTAAAGATTCCCGGTGAAATGAACTAATCCGGCCAGGAGGGTTTCCCGATCTGGCGGTGTCGGTCCAGATTCCTGACTGCGAAAAATCATGTTTAATTAATGCCATTCCGATAAATACGCTAATACTGTCTTTTCTGAAACCCTGCAAAATATGGCCTGCGCAGGGAGGATGAAGAGGGCTAACCGGCAAGGTGGAAAGGGGTTACCGAAAAATCTCCCAAGAGATTGGTAGCTTGAAAAAAGTTCATGAAACCAGCTTCTACTGCAATAATATTGGCCGGTGGGATGGCGAGTTTTATGGGGGTGTCCCTGGCACCCACCCCCAAATGCTTCTTACCCATCGCCAATCGCCCGCTCTATTATTATACGGCCGAGGCCTTAGGCGCTTCCGGGGCCAATCTCCTGATATTCTGCGTGCCGCAAGGCCTTCAGTCCGACGTTGCCAATTTTTTGTCCACAGCACCCCCGCCCATGGATTATCTGATCCAAGAAACCGGATATGGCAGCGGTGGATCGTTGTTAGAAGTGGCTGACAGGATTAAAGACGAATCGTTTTGGGTCGTTAACGGGGATTTGTTGGTGGATACTGATCTGACGCGCATGCTCACTTATCATCGCGAGCACCGCGCCCTGGCCACCGCAGCATCCATTCAAATCCAGGAGGCTCCTTGGTGGATGGAGCGCATTGAGACCGACACCGCCAAAGGGATCAGAGCTATCCACCGGATTCACCCCTTCCAGTGTAAGCGAAGCAAGCTGCGGCCAGTGGGTCTGTATCTGTTTGAAAAGTCGGTCCTGGATTTTATTCCCCAGGCGCGTTATTTTGATCTCAAAGAACAACTCTTCCCTCCACTCTATGAGACGGGGGCTGCCACCGGAGTTTGGGAGGTTCCGGACTATTGCCGCACGATCTCCAGCTTTGAAGATTATTTTTTTGCCAACCAAGATGCGTTGCTCGGGCTGGTTAAGCCTCCCCGGAACCCCATGCCTTCGACAGGTTCTCCAAACGATACTCCTGGTCCTCAGATTGATCCCACTGCTAAATTGCTTCCTCCCGCAATGATTGCGGCCTCCACCCGCATCGAAGCGAATGGTTTAATTCTCGGACTTACAACCATCGGCCCAGAATGCCAAATAGGAGCAGGCTCCATTATTAATGATTGCGTCTTAATGGGAAAAGCCGCGCTAGGCCGCGGGGTTTATCTCGACAGTTGCATTATTGGTGAGGATGTCACGATTAGCGATGGGGTGATCCTCCGTGAGGTGGCCATCGTCAAGGGTCAGTCCGGGGAACGCGGCGAAGTTCCCTTGTCCCTTAGGGAGCGAAATAATCGCAACTATGCGGGTGCGCCGTGCGAAACCGAGTGGCTTACCCCTGCCGGCCCGCTCTATCTAATGGTTAAGCGCCTGATAGATATCATCTTTTCCTCAGTGGGCTTGGTCATAACCGCTCCATTTCTGCTGCTTATCGCTTTAGCCATCAAGCTCGATTCCCCTGGCCCTGTGTTGCTGCGCCAGGAACGGCATGGTCTGCATGGGCGCAAGTTCATCATCTACAAGCTTCGGACCATGATAGAAAATAGCCCTGACCTAAAGCGGCGGTTGCAGCCTTTCAATGAAGTGGATGGGCCAATGTTCAAGATGGTCTCTGATCCTCGGGTTACTCGGGTGGGCAAATGGCTGCGGGAAACCAACCTGGACGAGTTCCCCCAGTTTTGGAATGTCCTCATCGGGGATATGAGCCTGGTGGGACCGCGGCCGCTGTCGATGGAGGAAATGCTTTATAATCCCAGATGGCGGGATGCCCGGTTGTCCGTGCCCCCCGGGGTAACTGGCCTTTGGCAGGTTAAGAGACACGCCGGCCTCAATTTCAGTGACTGGATACGCTACGATATCGAGTACGTTCAGCACCGGTCTCTCTGGTTAGATCTGACCATCCTCACCAAAACTTTTTGTAAAATGTTCTCTGATTTTTGGCAGGCTATCAGCAATGGCTGCAAATCAAGGACCCAATGCGGTTGATGTGGTGGTTACCTGAGGGGCGCTGCTTGGCCACTCGTAACCAGTTCACCGCAGCTTGTATTTCTCAATCTTGTTCCCCAGGGTCTTGCGGTTGATCCCCAGAATCCGGGCGGCTTCTTGTCGCCGCCCTTTGGTCCGGCTCAGAATAAACTGAATGTAGCGTTTTTCCAACTCCTCCAAAGAATAGTTATCGTCGGAGAAGACCTGCAACTCCCCCTGACGCTGTGAGATGAAACTGGGCAAATGTTCCGGTTGGATGATGGCCCCGTCTTCCAGAATCAGAATACGCTCAATGGTATGCTCTAACTCCCGGACGTTGCCCGGCCAGGAATAGTCATTTAACAGCTTCAGTGCCCGGCTGGAAATCCCGGTCATCTCCCGGTGGCCTTTCTGACTATGCTTCCGGAGAAAATGGTCTATAAGCAGGGGGATGTCGCCGGTCCGTTCCCGCAAGGGGGGGAGGTGGATGGGGATGACGCTGAGCCGGTAAAAGAGGTCTTCCCGGAAGGTGCCCGCTTTAATGGCCTCGCTCAGATCGCGGTTGGACGAGGCAATAATGCGGATATCCAGTTTAATGCGTCTCTGGCTCCCCACCTTCATGAACTCCCGCTCTTGAATTACCCGGAGGAGCTTGGCTTGGATGTTGTGGCTCAGGTTACTGATTTCATCGAAAAAGAAGGTCCCATGGTTGGCCAATTCGAAGAGCCCGTGCTTGGTCTGGAGGGCCCCGGTGAAGGAACCCTTGACATGCCCGAAAAGTTCGCTTTCAAGCAAAGTCTCCACCAGGGCTGAACAGTCCACCGGAACGAATTCCCTGTCGGCCCGGGGACTGAGGAGGTGGATGGCCCGGGCTATGAGCTCCTTGCCGGTGCCGGACTCGCCGGTTAAGAGGACGGTGCTGTCGCTGGGAGCGGCCCGCCGGACCTTGGCAAATACCTTCCTCATGGCGGGACTGTCGCCGATGATAAAATCCAGGCCCAGGCCACCGGCTCCCTCCGGCTCCGGGGCAAGTCGTTTGCCTTTCTGGGCCAGGTGGTCCCGGGCCTTCTGCACCACGCTTTCCAGCTCATTGATCCGGAAAGGCTTAACCAGGTAGTCCAGTGCCCCTAACCTGATGCACTCGACCGCCCCCTGGATGGTGGGATACCCGGTGATCATAATGACTTCCGTGTCCGGATAGTCCCGGCGGAGATACTTCAGCACCTCTACCCCGCTCAGGTCCGGCAGCTTGATGTCCAACAAGACGATGGCAAAGGGTTGACGGGCCAGCTGTTCCAGAGCCTGGGCGGCATCGGCGGCCACAGTCACCGCCAGATTTTGCCGGGACAATACCTGGGCGATGCCGGTGCGCACCGCGGCCTCATCATCTACCACCAGGATCTGCCGGTTGAGGTCACTCTCCTTCATGCACTCCCTTCCCGCCGGCCACGGTGGGCAGTTTAACCCGGAAAGTGGTACCCGCCCCGATCTGGCTCTCCACGTCCACAACCCCCCGGTGGGCCTCAATGAGCCCCTTGACCAGAGCCAGGCCCAAGCCGGTTCCGATCACCTGCCGGGTTTTGGGACTCTTGACCCGATAGAACTTGTCAAAGATTTTGGGAAGTTCCTCCGCCTCGATGCCGATCCCCTGATCCTGCACCAGGACTTCCAGGTAGTCGCCGTGGGAGATAGCGGCAACCGTGACCTCGCCGCCATCCGGAGAGTAATTGATGGCATTGCTCACCAGATTGGTGAACACTTCTTCCATGCTGCGGCGGTCGGCCTGGATGAGGGGGAGGTTTTCCGCCATCTGCAAGTGCAAGGTGATCCGCTGGTTGGCGGCTCGTTCCTGGAGCAGTTCCAGGAGTTCGGCCAGGATGGGGCGCAAATCCAGAGGCACCTGTTCCATCTGCCCGTAGCCGGCTTCCATCTTGGCCACGTCCAAAAGATCGTTGATCAGGTCCAGCAAACCCTGGATCTTGGCGTGGGCCCGGCTGAGCAACTCCCGCTGCTTCTCGGTCAAATCGCCGGCCAAGCCGTCCAGGATCACGGCATGTTGCTGCTTGATGGCCGCCAGGGGGGACCGGAGTTCGTGGGACACCATGCGCACGAAGTCGTTCTTCATCTCATCCAGTTCCTTGAAGTGGGTGACATCGTGAAATACGGTGACCGTGCCCAGGACCAGGCTGTCAGGTCCGGAGAAAGGCGCCGACAGGGCCCGCAGGTGGATGCCGTTCTGACAGAGCTCTTGGGCAATAAGCTTTTCCGGGTTATTTCCGGCTCCCACCAACAAAGAGTCGATGGCGTCTTGGAACGCCCCGTCGTTCAGGTAGCCCGCCAGCGGCCCGGGTTGGAGCGGGGGCGTGTTCACCCCCAGGAGTTGCAGGAGGGTGGAGTTGCAGAGGACCACCTCGCCCTCCCGATTGGTCACCAACACCCCGTCGGCCATGCAATTGACGATGGTGTGCATCCGGCTCTGCTCCAGGGCCAGATTGTAAAGGTTGCGGGCCTGTTCTTCCTGGAGTTGGCGGGTTTGCTGCTCCAGGAGCTGTTTTTCCAGGGCGCGCTTGACCACCAGGCAGAGGTGGTCGATGCTGAAGGGCTTGGTAACGAAATCGTAGGCCCCTTTTTTCATGCACTCCACGGCATCGGCCACGGTGCCCAGGCCGGTCATGATGATCACCGGGGTGGCGGGGTAAAGGACGGTGGCCTGTTCCAGCACCCCCAGGGCTCCCATCACCGGCATCTTCAGGTCGCACAGGACCACGTTGACCGCCTCGGAGGCCAGTTTATCCAGGGCCTCCTGACCGTTGGCCGCCGTGGTCACCCGGTAGCCCTCACTGTTCAGCACCCGGGTGCACCCCATCCGCAGCACCTCTTCATCGTCCACCACTAATACGCTATATTGATCGTTCATCATTAATTTTCCTGAGCAGCAAGCGCAGAATTGTAATCAGTAATCAGTGATCAGTTATCAGAAAGCAGCTACCAGTTTCCAGTTAGCGGTTAATGGCGAATAATAATGGCGAAAACCATTTTCCTTCCGAACTGATTACTGATTACTGATTACTGATTACTGCTCACTGCTCCCCGATCTTCATGGCTGGCACCTGCTCCTGAGACTCCAGGGGCAGCCTGACGGTGAAGGTCGTTCCCCCTTCCGGAGGGCTGTCG contains:
- a CDS encoding sugar transferase; this translates as MKPASTAIILAGGMASFMGVSLAPTPKCFLPIANRPLYYYTAEALGASGANLLIFCVPQGLQSDVANFLSTAPPPMDYLIQETGYGSGGSLLEVADRIKDESFWVVNGDLLVDTDLTRMLTYHREHRALATAASIQIQEAPWWMERIETDTAKGIRAIHRIHPFQCKRSKLRPVGLYLFEKSVLDFIPQARYFDLKEQLFPPLYETGAATGVWEVPDYCRTISSFEDYFFANQDALLGLVKPPRNPMPSTGSPNDTPGPQIDPTAKLLPPAMIAASTRIEANGLILGLTTIGPECQIGAGSIINDCVLMGKAALGRGVYLDSCIIGEDVTISDGVILREVAIVKGQSGERGEVPLSLRERNNRNYAGAPCETEWLTPAGPLYLMVKRLIDIIFSSVGLVITAPFLLLIALAIKLDSPGPVLLRQERHGLHGRKFIIYKLRTMIENSPDLKRRLQPFNEVDGPMFKMVSDPRVTRVGKWLRETNLDEFPQFWNVLIGDMSLVGPRPLSMEEMLYNPRWRDARLSVPPGVTGLWQVKRHAGLNFSDWIRYDIEYVQHRSLWLDLTILTKTFCKMFSDFWQAISNGCKSRTQCG
- a CDS encoding tyrosine-type recombinase/integrase, with product MSTYFKKGKGWRYDFTQQGTRHTEAWFKTKKEAKEAEAKKREELKNPPATVETPTDMAFLDLLNLRLDYVQAYKCKSYYLEHIYLAKKLLKNWQDLNCGDITTQMVQAYLIHRGKDSAFAANRDLRYLRAIFNFGVKQGLIIANPTKGLEFMPVERKLRYVPSKEDVARVLLAADPDSQDYLVAIMDTMGRVSEINRLTWEDVDLEARYVVLYTRKKKGGHLTPRKVSMTTRLHSMLAKRYKNRDKTKPWVFWGRHWSRKAGGFVEGPYQDRKGLMRILCRKAGVKYFRYHALRHFGASVLERANVPIGSIQRILGHENRTTTEIYLHSISEAEREAMAVFERACQDTPLEEIHTQIHTR
- a CDS encoding sigma-54 dependent transcriptional regulator — its product is MKESDLNRQILVVDDEAAVRTGIAQVLSRQNLAVTVAADAAQALEQLARQPFAIVLLDIKLPDLSGVEVLKYLRRDYPDTEVIMITGYPTIQGAVECIRLGALDYLVKPFRINELESVVQKARDHLAQKGKRLAPEPEGAGGLGLDFIIGDSPAMRKVFAKVRRAAPSDSTVLLTGESGTGKELIARAIHLLSPRADREFVPVDCSALVETLLESELFGHVKGSFTGALQTKHGLFELANHGTFFFDEISNLSHNIQAKLLRVIQEREFMKVGSQRRIKLDIRIIASSNRDLSEAIKAGTFREDLFYRLSVIPIHLPPLRERTGDIPLLIDHFLRKHSQKGHREMTGISSRALKLLNDYSWPGNVRELEHTIERILILEDGAIIQPEHLPSFISQRQGELQVFSDDNYSLEELEKRYIQFILSRTKGRRQEAARILGINRKTLGNKIEKYKLR
- a CDS encoding ATP-binding protein; the encoded protein is MMNDQYSVLVVDDEEVLRMGCTRVLNSEGYRVTTAANGQEALDKLASEAVNVVLCDLKMPVMGALGVLEQATVLYPATPVIIMTGLGTVADAVECMKKGAYDFVTKPFSIDHLCLVVKRALEKQLLEQQTRQLQEEQARNLYNLALEQSRMHTIVNCMADGVLVTNREGEVVLCNSTLLQLLGVNTPPLQPGPLAGYLNDGAFQDAIDSLLVGAGNNPEKLIAQELCQNGIHLRALSAPFSGPDSLVLGTVTVFHDVTHFKELDEMKNDFVRMVSHELRSPLAAIKQQHAVILDGLAGDLTEKQRELLSRAHAKIQGLLDLINDLLDVAKMEAGYGQMEQVPLDLRPILAELLELLQERAANQRITLHLQMAENLPLIQADRRSMEEVFTNLVSNAINYSPDGGEVTVAAISHGDYLEVLVQDQGIGIEAEELPKIFDKFYRVKSPKTRQVIGTGLGLALVKGLIEAHRGVVDVESQIGAGTTFRVKLPTVAGGKGVHEGE
- a CDS encoding primase C-terminal domain-containing protein is translated as MVGFALLQEAQAVDDDATISSFDRMFPSQDELTPIRPLGNLIALPFQGKAAQNGYTLFLDPGTDFQQPFSDQLEVLKSIVRVPEARLDEIINDWGLVRDTAQPKQSLPGKPRTKTVTPTATGKIPQGRRNTTLTSIAGSLRRNGMEFFQIKEVLLQVNQNQCEPPLMEAEVEKIAESISSRYAAGPGAADQQNELDAAKKTLVGLADKVKADAGVAFEPSILLALRVVKSNDPGEWARIRKSLQAANISMKELGEAIRHAHDRSDGTQTVSMSCPYLPIDGVLARRRQTDHGEVVEPLCNFTASLVREKVCDDGLDKTTIFEIEGARQNGQPLPPIEVPASQFAGMSWVTANCGDTGHCQCRSDH